One Streptomyces sp. CNQ-509 DNA window includes the following coding sequences:
- a CDS encoding FG-GAP-like repeat-containing protein translates to MTRQPRRRALVALATSVALAGGGLTAVAAPPAAAAPSGLKGDFDGDGYRDVVIGNPAATVSGKTYAGAVAVLYGSAAGPDGSRRAVYHQGTAGVPGSPEEDDYFGETVAVDDFDRDGYADLLVGASRENVSGDVDRGTLTLLWGGPRGLSGGAAVRVAHVPGTGCNLAEGLYAGDFDGDGAPEISVAARCAAFHLRGPFTREGRPQSQRRDPLFGTTRGGAYGNVDADPQAERIVFVGLIDGRPGGTIYVDDWTGDGYARTLLTGAGGLTGEVGDVDGDGYGDLVTGYPDEPRNSGQPWAVGGTVQVWYGGPDGIDPAQRPQRIHQGTAGIPGGGEPDDRFGASVGVADTDADGRAEVAIGVPGEDFDGKSFAGTVTLLRGTANGLTGAGARLLHRNTAGVPGAAAKGDGFGDEVALGDRNRDGRADLTVGAPWRAAGGFVWHGRGTAGGITTTGSFNVTAARAGFGGEFPGFGEVIAR, encoded by the coding sequence GTGACCCGTCAGCCCCGCCGCCGTGCCCTCGTGGCGCTCGCCACCTCCGTCGCCCTCGCCGGCGGCGGCCTGACGGCGGTGGCCGCGCCACCCGCCGCGGCGGCCCCGAGCGGGCTCAAGGGCGACTTCGACGGCGACGGCTACCGCGACGTGGTGATCGGAAACCCCGCGGCCACCGTGTCCGGCAAGACCTACGCCGGGGCCGTGGCCGTGCTCTACGGCTCCGCGGCAGGCCCGGACGGGAGCCGGCGCGCCGTGTACCACCAGGGCACCGCCGGCGTCCCCGGCTCGCCGGAGGAAGACGACTACTTCGGCGAGACCGTGGCCGTCGACGACTTCGACCGCGACGGCTACGCCGACCTGCTCGTCGGCGCGTCGCGCGAGAACGTGAGCGGGGACGTCGACCGCGGCACCCTGACCCTGCTCTGGGGCGGGCCCCGCGGGCTGAGCGGCGGCGCCGCGGTGAGGGTGGCGCACGTCCCCGGCACCGGCTGCAACCTCGCCGAGGGCCTGTACGCCGGCGACTTCGACGGCGACGGCGCGCCCGAGATCAGCGTGGCCGCCCGCTGCGCGGCCTTCCACCTCCGGGGCCCTTTCACCCGCGAAGGACGGCCGCAGAGCCAGCGGCGCGACCCCTTGTTCGGCACGACCCGCGGCGGCGCCTACGGGAACGTGGACGCCGACCCGCAGGCCGAGCGCATCGTGTTCGTCGGTCTGATCGACGGCCGCCCCGGCGGCACGATCTACGTCGACGACTGGACCGGCGACGGCTACGCCCGCACCCTCCTCACCGGCGCGGGCGGCCTCACCGGCGAGGTCGGGGACGTCGACGGCGACGGCTACGGCGATCTGGTGACGGGATACCCGGACGAGCCGCGGAACAGCGGGCAGCCGTGGGCCGTCGGCGGCACGGTCCAGGTCTGGTACGGCGGCCCGGACGGCATCGACCCAGCGCAGCGACCGCAGCGGATCCACCAGGGCACCGCGGGCATCCCGGGCGGCGGCGAGCCGGACGACCGGTTCGGCGCGTCGGTCGGGGTTGCGGACACGGACGCCGACGGCCGCGCCGAGGTGGCCATCGGCGTCCCCGGCGAGGACTTCGACGGCAAGTCGTTCGCCGGGACCGTCACGCTGCTGCGGGGCACCGCGAACGGGCTGACCGGCGCCGGAGCCCGGCTGCTCCACCGGAACACCGCGGGGGTGCCGGGGGCTGCCGCGAAGGGCGACGGGTTCGGTGACGAGGTCGCGCTCGGCGACCGCAACCGCGATGGCAGGGCCGACCTGACCGTGGGCGCTCCGTGGAGGGCCGCCGGGGGCTTCGTCTGGCACGGCCGGGGCACCGCCGGCGGCATCACGACGACCGGCTCCTTCAACGTCACCGCCGCCCGCGCCGGGTTCGGCGGTGAGTTCCCGGGCTTCGGCGAGGTGATCGCCCGGTAG
- a CDS encoding alpha/beta fold hydrolase — protein sequence MGANHHISPGGGRRSASRRAALVVAVLPVAGALALTAASPAGAPAKRPAAVGGGALGSYYDQSVGWTDCGRKVAEAARKTGRKPPGYLKRLQCSRVRVPRDYAATDRGDLRLAVARLPATGGKSDRIGSLVLNFGGPGESGVEGLAGLGAKFTKLNERYDIVAPDPRGVGDSAPAVRCARPTARQAESLDRSPDDRTEIDRLAAYRELQGKLCEEDSGRLLPWVGTVDSARDLDVLRGALGEEKLTYMGFSYGTSLGANYLHLFPRKTGRVVLDGVENPMKNSEQTYLANAHAFQRALDDFTKDCTERGASECPLGGDAAKARKETRQLFNLLDEREIDTRAGELDQSTFVDALKNAMYSEKLWPDLRHALSALGDGNGAPMVRLAGGSGGAGVRGAGVPGAWAPGAVLAGPAEGNADAAFTAVTCRDTGDRYTAAVHQGFPDLRHVHGRPDADLHGLARHR from the coding sequence ATGGGAGCGAACCACCACATATCCCCCGGCGGCGGGCGGCGTTCCGCGTCCCGCCGCGCCGCCCTCGTCGTCGCGGTCCTGCCGGTCGCCGGCGCCCTCGCCCTCACCGCCGCGAGCCCGGCCGGCGCCCCCGCGAAGCGCCCCGCCGCCGTCGGCGGCGGGGCGCTCGGTTCGTACTACGACCAGTCCGTGGGCTGGACCGACTGCGGCCGCAAGGTCGCGGAGGCGGCGAGGAAGACCGGCCGCAAGCCCCCCGGCTACCTCAAACGACTCCAGTGCAGCCGCGTGCGGGTCCCCCGCGACTACGCGGCCACCGACCGCGGCGATCTCCGCCTCGCCGTCGCCCGCCTGCCCGCGACCGGCGGCAAGAGCGACCGGATCGGCTCCCTCGTGCTGAACTTCGGCGGTCCGGGCGAGTCGGGCGTCGAGGGCCTCGCCGGCCTCGGCGCGAAGTTCACGAAGCTCAACGAGCGCTACGACATCGTCGCCCCCGACCCGCGCGGCGTCGGCGACAGCGCGCCTGCCGTACGGTGCGCGCGCCCGACCGCGCGGCAGGCCGAGAGCCTGGACCGCTCCCCCGACGACCGCACGGAGATCGACCGGCTCGCCGCGTACCGCGAGCTCCAGGGCAAGCTGTGCGAGGAGGACTCCGGGAGGCTCCTGCCGTGGGTCGGCACCGTCGACTCCGCCCGCGACCTCGACGTGCTGCGGGGCGCGCTGGGCGAGGAGAAGCTCACGTACATGGGCTTCTCCTACGGCACCTCGCTGGGTGCCAACTACCTCCATCTCTTCCCGCGCAAGACGGGCCGGGTCGTCCTCGACGGCGTCGAGAACCCGATGAAGAACAGCGAGCAGACCTACCTCGCCAACGCGCACGCCTTCCAGCGCGCGCTGGACGACTTCACGAAGGACTGCACGGAGCGCGGGGCGTCGGAGTGCCCGCTGGGGGGCGACGCGGCGAAGGCGAGGAAGGAGACGCGGCAGTTGTTCAACCTGCTCGACGAGCGGGAGATCGACACCAGGGCGGGGGAACTGGACCAGTCGACCTTCGTCGACGCGCTGAAGAACGCGATGTACTCGGAGAAGCTGTGGCCGGACCTGCGGCACGCGCTGAGCGCGCTCGGGGACGGCAACGGGGCGCCGATGGTCCGGCTGGCGGGCGGAAGCGGCGGCGCGGGGGTGCGGGGCGCCGGGGTGCCGGGGGCCTGGGCCCCGGGTGCGGTGCTCGCGGGGCCCGCCGAGGGCAACGCGGACGCCGCCTTCACCGCCGTCACCTGCCGCGACACCGGCGACCGCTACACCGCGGCGGTTCACCAAGGCTTCCCCGATCTTCGGCACGTTCATGGCCGGCCAGATGCTGACCTGCACGGGCTGGCCCGTCACCGGTGA
- a CDS encoding alpha/beta hydrolase, translated as MLTCTGWPVTGDNDSRQVRATKAPAALLVATTGDPATPYRGGADMAKELDNDSVVLTFESVGHTGYLTGDACVDGNVDDFLLDGKRPKKGTRCG; from the coding sequence ATGCTGACCTGCACGGGCTGGCCCGTCACCGGTGACAACGACTCGCGTCAGGTACGCGCCACGAAGGCCCCCGCCGCGCTGCTGGTCGCCACCACCGGTGACCCCGCGACCCCGTACAGGGGCGGGGCGGACATGGCGAAGGAGCTCGACAACGACTCCGTCGTCCTCACCTTCGAGAGCGTCGGGCACACCGGCTACCTCACCGGGGACGCGTGCGTCGACGGGAACGTCGACGACTTCCTGCTCGACGGCAAGCGTCCGAAGAAGGGCACGCGCTGCGGCTGA
- the glnII gene encoding glutamine synthetase, translating to MSYKAEYIWIDGTLPTAKLRSKTKIVETGAEPPLWGFDGSSTNQAEGSSSDCVLKPVFTCPDPLRGGADVLVLCEVLDTDLSPHASNTRAELREVAGRFAGQEPVFGIEQEYTFFRGSRPLGFPENGFPAPQGGYYCGVGADEIFGREVVEAHLDNCLKAGLGLSGINAEVMPGQWEFQVGPLGPLEVADQLWVARWLLYRTAEDFGVSATLDPKPAKGDWNGAGAHTNFSTRRMREGYEAVVAACEALGEGDKPLAHVRAYGAGVETRLTGAHETAPWDEYSYGVSDRGASVRIPWQVEKDGKGYIEDRRPNANVDPYVVTRLMVDTCCTALEKAGLD from the coding sequence GTGAGCTACAAGGCCGAGTACATCTGGATCGACGGCACCCTGCCCACCGCCAAGCTGCGCTCGAAGACCAAGATCGTCGAGACCGGCGCCGAGCCGCCGCTCTGGGGCTTCGACGGCTCCAGCACCAACCAGGCCGAGGGCAGCTCCTCCGACTGCGTCCTCAAGCCCGTCTTCACCTGCCCCGACCCGCTGCGCGGCGGCGCCGACGTGCTCGTACTCTGCGAGGTCCTCGACACCGACCTCAGCCCGCACGCCTCCAACACCCGCGCCGAACTGCGCGAGGTCGCCGGGCGCTTCGCCGGCCAGGAGCCGGTCTTCGGCATCGAGCAGGAGTACACCTTCTTCCGCGGCTCGCGCCCCCTCGGCTTCCCCGAGAACGGCTTCCCGGCCCCGCAGGGCGGCTACTACTGCGGCGTCGGCGCCGACGAGATCTTCGGCCGCGAGGTCGTCGAGGCCCACCTCGACAACTGCCTCAAGGCGGGCCTCGGCCTCTCCGGCATCAACGCCGAGGTCATGCCGGGCCAGTGGGAGTTCCAGGTCGGCCCGCTCGGCCCGCTGGAGGTCGCGGACCAGCTCTGGGTCGCGCGCTGGCTCCTCTACCGCACGGCCGAGGACTTCGGCGTCTCCGCCACCCTCGACCCCAAGCCCGCGAAGGGCGACTGGAACGGCGCGGGCGCGCACACCAACTTCTCCACCCGGCGGATGCGCGAGGGCTACGAGGCGGTCGTCGCCGCCTGCGAGGCGCTGGGCGAGGGCGACAAGCCGCTGGCGCACGTGCGCGCGTACGGCGCGGGCGTGGAGACCCGGCTGACGGGGGCGCACGAGACGGCGCCGTGGGACGAGTACTCGTACGGGGTGTCGGACCGCGGGGCGTCGGTGCGGATCCCGTGGCAGGTCGAGAAGGACGGCAAAGGCTACATCGAGGACCGGCGGCCGAACGCGAACGTCGACCCGTACGTGGTGACGCGGCTGATGGTGGACACGTGCTGCACGGCCCTGGAGAAGGCCGGCCTGGACTGA
- a CDS encoding sensor histidine kinase — protein MIFRNWALAGVRALALTVLCTAVSITLFVLTLVSVVLIPVLGIGLVTTPWVLEGVRMQANLRRLLAAQWSDVRIPATYRPWPPDLHGGLIGQAQRTRHLLTDPSTWRDLRWLFTDMIAGTVLAVVTVALTFYPLEGYVIAAGVWDPLTSGGDTTYWYGFVPVSSQATALMAAGLGTALLAVGLFTSHRLIGLHFQMTKGVLAPREVELAERVARLTETRSDAVDNSAAELRRIERDLHDGAQARLVAMGMSLGTIEALIEKDPARAKELVSRARGESAEALTELRDLVRGIHPPVLAERGLADAVRALALRMPVPVEVDIDLGTPPGRAAEPVESAAYFAVSEVLTNAVKHAKAQRVWLDMGHRDGMLRIAITDDGRGGASLDKGSGLAGVERRLGTFDGVLAVNSPVGGPTMVTLEIPCALSSPKTSSF, from the coding sequence ATGATCTTCCGGAACTGGGCGCTCGCCGGGGTGCGGGCGCTGGCGCTGACGGTGCTGTGCACCGCGGTGTCGATCACGCTCTTCGTGCTCACCCTCGTCTCCGTCGTGCTCATCCCCGTGCTCGGCATCGGCCTGGTCACCACGCCCTGGGTGCTGGAGGGCGTGCGGATGCAGGCCAACCTGCGCCGGCTGCTCGCCGCGCAGTGGTCGGACGTGCGCATCCCCGCCACGTACCGCCCCTGGCCGCCGGACCTGCACGGCGGGCTCATCGGCCAGGCGCAGCGCACCCGCCACCTGCTCACCGACCCGTCGACCTGGCGCGACCTGCGCTGGCTGTTCACCGACATGATCGCGGGCACGGTCCTCGCCGTCGTGACGGTCGCGCTGACCTTCTACCCGCTGGAGGGGTACGTGATCGCCGCCGGCGTCTGGGACCCCCTCACCAGCGGCGGCGACACCACCTACTGGTACGGCTTCGTGCCGGTGTCCTCGCAGGCCACCGCGCTCATGGCCGCCGGGCTCGGCACCGCGCTGCTGGCCGTCGGCCTCTTCACCAGCCACCGCCTGATCGGCCTGCACTTCCAGATGACCAAGGGCGTGCTGGCGCCGCGCGAGGTCGAGCTGGCCGAGCGGGTCGCGCGGCTCACCGAGACCCGCTCGGACGCCGTCGACAACTCCGCCGCCGAGCTGCGCCGTATCGAGCGCGACCTGCACGACGGCGCGCAGGCCCGGCTGGTCGCCATGGGCATGAGCCTGGGCACCATCGAGGCGCTCATCGAGAAGGACCCCGCCAGGGCGAAGGAGCTGGTCTCGCGGGCGCGCGGCGAGTCGGCCGAGGCGCTGACGGAGCTGCGCGACCTGGTACGGGGCATCCACCCGCCGGTGCTCGCCGAGCGCGGCCTCGCGGACGCCGTGCGGGCGCTGGCGCTGCGCATGCCGGTGCCGGTCGAGGTGGACATCGACCTGGGTACGCCGCCGGGGCGGGCGGCGGAGCCGGTGGAGTCGGCGGCGTACTTCGCGGTGAGCGAGGTGCTGACGAACGCGGTCAAGCACGCGAAGGCGCAGCGCGTCTGGCTGGACATGGGACACCGCGACGGCATGCTGCGGATCGCGATCACGGACGACGGCCGCGGCGGCGCGTCGCTGGACAAGGGCTCCGGGCTGGCCGGGGTGGAGCGCAGGCTCGGTACATTCGACGGCGTACTGGCCGTCAACAGCCCGGTCGGCGGCCCCACGATGGTGACCCTGGAGATTCCGTGCGCGCTGTCATCGCCGAAGACCTCTTCCTTCTGA
- a CDS encoding response regulator transcription factor: MRAVIAEDLFLLRDGLVRMLEAYDFEILAAVDNGPELARALDELEPDVAVVDVRLPPSFSDEGLQCALQARAKRPGLPVLVLSQHVEQLYARELLADERGGVGYLLKDRVFDADQFIDAVRRVAGGGTAMDPQVISQLLSRRAAQDQPVNTLTPREREVMELMAQGRSNAAIAERLVVTERAVAKHTSNIFSKLGLPPSDDDNRRVLAVLAYLDRG, from the coding sequence GTGCGCGCTGTCATCGCCGAAGACCTCTTCCTTCTGAGGGACGGTCTCGTCCGCATGCTCGAAGCGTATGACTTCGAGATCCTGGCCGCGGTGGACAACGGCCCGGAGCTGGCGCGGGCGCTGGACGAGCTGGAGCCGGACGTCGCGGTGGTCGACGTCCGGCTGCCGCCGTCGTTCTCGGACGAGGGCCTGCAGTGCGCGCTCCAGGCGCGGGCGAAGCGGCCGGGGCTGCCGGTGCTGGTGCTCTCGCAGCACGTGGAGCAGTTGTACGCGCGCGAGCTGCTGGCGGACGAGCGCGGCGGGGTGGGGTACCTGCTCAAGGACCGGGTCTTCGACGCCGACCAGTTCATCGACGCGGTGCGGCGCGTGGCGGGCGGCGGTACGGCGATGGACCCGCAGGTCATCTCGCAGTTGCTCAGCCGGCGGGCGGCGCAGGACCAGCCCGTGAACACGCTGACGCCGCGGGAGCGCGAGGTGATGGAGCTGATGGCGCAGGGCCGGTCCAACGCGGCGATCGCGGAGCGGCTGGTGGTCACGGAGCGGGCGGTGGCCAAGCACACGTCGAACATCTTCAGCAAGCTGGGGCTGCCGCCGTCGGACGACGACAACCGCCGGGTGCTGGCCGTGCTGGCCTACCTGGACCGCGGCTGA